One genomic segment of Nitrosopumilus sp. includes these proteins:
- a CDS encoding DoxX family protein — protein sequence MTLAEIKPKILNDVVFMGLRSAIGVIFIVHGIGKFNPGFANFLGSLGIPAEMQIPIALAELVPGILLIAGVLSRLSAALLSIIMLGAIFHVKGAQSLTGDKGFEIDLILLASVLVIMIVGPGRISLAQIIKKMPRCLH from the coding sequence ATGACACTGGCAGAAATTAAACCAAAGATCCTAAATGATGTTGTCTTTATGGGTTTAAGATCTGCTATCGGTGTAATCTTTATTGTTCACGGAATTGGAAAATTTAATCCCGGATTTGCAAACTTTTTGGGAAGTCTAGGAATTCCAGCAGAAATGCAAATACCCATAGCATTAGCAGAACTAGTTCCCGGAATTTTATTAATTGCAGGAGTGCTTAGTAGGTTATCAGCAGCATTACTATCCATCATTATGCTAGGTGCAATATTTCATGTCAAAGGCGCTCAGAGTCTCACAGGAGATAAAGGGTTTGAAATTGATTTGATTCTACTTGCATCAGTTCTTGTAATTATGATAGTAGGTCCAGGAAGAATATCACTTGCACAAATCATCAAAAAAATGCCTAGATGTCTTCATTAG
- the msrB gene encoding peptide-methionine (R)-S-oxide reductase MsrB: MTEKIKKSPEEWKEKLSPEQYEICINHGTEPPFSGKYNNTKLEGAFKCVCCGEELFSSDAKFDSGSGWPSFWKPISDEKIEYISDTSYGMVRTEVNCNKCGAHLGHVFDDGPKPTNQRYCINSLSLKHEKDTDE; encoded by the coding sequence ATGACAGAAAAAATAAAAAAATCACCAGAAGAATGGAAGGAAAAGCTTTCTCCAGAGCAATATGAGATTTGTATTAATCATGGAACAGAACCACCATTTTCAGGAAAATACAACAACACAAAGCTTGAAGGTGCTTTCAAATGCGTTTGTTGCGGAGAAGAATTGTTCTCATCGGATGCAAAATTTGATTCAGGCTCGGGTTGGCCAAGTTTTTGGAAACCAATATCAGATGAAAAGATAGAGTACATTTCAGATACATCATACGGTATGGTCAGAACAGAAGTCAATTGTAACAAATGTGGAGCACATCTAGGACATGTATTTGATGATGGACCAAAGCCCACAAATCAGAGATATTGTATTAATTCACTTTCGTTAAAACATGAAAAAGATACTGATGAATGA
- a CDS encoding M20/M25/M40 family metallo-hydrolase translates to MNALKHVDSHMDNLISDLQTLIRQPSVSAKNEGIEECASLVQKILKKSGIPSEILRLKKGIAPIVYGEIKSKSNPKKTLMFYNHYDVQPAEPFELWNDPPFSGVKKGNKIFGRGATDDKGELITRIKAVEACLKTTGDVPCNIKFVIEGEEETGSAHIEDYLKKYKKKFSCDGVIWEFGYVDSKNRPIIGLGMKGLLFVELSVKESKIDAHSSLAVLIKNPAWRLIEAVKSLRDSNGKILIKDWYEEVTPFSKKDLEIINKEPFDESVFKKEFGITSFVGGKKGLDAKKALVGGATCNIAGFVSGYTGDGAKTVLPGSALVKIDFRLVPKMEPKKQIMRLKKHLKENGFDDVTIKIFHGEAAARTDSSEPFVNQVKMAADKTFGKSIINVSNAGTGPMYPFVDLLKAPCISIGSTYMFSRIHSPNEFARVDLLKKTTKCICLIMENFGKS, encoded by the coding sequence ATGAATGCACTAAAGCACGTCGATTCTCATATGGATAATTTAATATCTGATCTTCAGACTCTGATAAGACAACCAAGCGTTTCAGCAAAAAATGAAGGAATTGAGGAATGTGCATCTCTAGTACAAAAAATTCTAAAAAAATCTGGAATTCCATCTGAAATTCTACGACTAAAAAAAGGAATTGCACCAATAGTTTATGGTGAAATCAAATCAAAAAGTAATCCCAAAAAAACTCTAATGTTTTACAATCACTATGATGTTCAGCCTGCTGAACCCTTTGAATTATGGAATGATCCTCCATTCAGTGGAGTAAAGAAAGGAAACAAGATCTTTGGACGTGGTGCAACTGATGATAAAGGTGAATTAATTACAAGAATCAAAGCAGTTGAGGCTTGTCTTAAAACAACTGGGGATGTTCCTTGCAATATTAAATTTGTAATCGAGGGAGAAGAAGAAACTGGCAGTGCCCACATTGAAGATTATTTGAAAAAATACAAAAAGAAATTTTCATGTGATGGTGTTATCTGGGAATTTGGTTATGTTGATTCAAAAAATCGACCAATCATTGGATTGGGAATGAAAGGATTACTATTTGTGGAATTATCTGTCAAAGAGTCAAAAATTGATGCACATTCAAGTTTAGCTGTGTTGATTAAAAATCCTGCTTGGAGATTAATTGAAGCAGTAAAGTCTTTGCGTGATTCAAATGGAAAAATTCTCATTAAAGATTGGTATGAAGAAGTCACGCCGTTTTCAAAAAAAGATTTAGAGATTATAAACAAAGAACCATTTGATGAATCTGTTTTTAAAAAAGAATTTGGAATTACATCATTTGTTGGAGGCAAGAAAGGACTTGATGCCAAAAAAGCACTAGTTGGTGGTGCAACTTGTAATATTGCGGGATTTGTTTCTGGTTATACTGGTGATGGGGCCAAAACTGTTCTACCTGGCAGTGCTTTAGTTAAGATTGATTTTAGATTGGTTCCTAAAATGGAGCCAAAAAAACAGATAATGCGATTAAAAAAACATCTCAAGGAAAATGGATTTGATGATGTTACTATCAAAATATTTCACGGTGAGGCAGCTGCAAGAACTGATTCGTCAGAACCATTTGTTAATCAAGTAAAAATGGCAGCCGACAAGACTTTTGGTAAATCCATAATTAATGTCTCTAATGCTGGAACTGGTCCTATGTATCCATTTGTTGATCTTCTAAAAGCTCCATGCATATCAATTGGAAGTACCTACATGTTTTCAAGAATTCATTCACCAAATGAGTTTGCTAGAGTTGATTTGTTAAAAAAGACTACAAAATGTATTTGCTTGATTATGGAAAACTTTGGAAAATCCTAA
- a CDS encoding PAS domain S-box protein — MIGLVTCSIFVLFAYYTILINVSEVDKDKTRITDLIKTEISIQNRDRHVFADMTNAFYAASEHITEKEFETFVSYIISDITELRNIAVMQDEQIINSYPIKNILLNTTDNSFDMVMVDQRPTILIKHTESADDVTVLLFIDPDRFISFPDILHDPYKVEILFNDNTIYYHTSSNDDLYFTDNEFENTLTIYENISTSEYDDTPQIMTIRIWEGGFVNYFHVPVGIVLSGVVMSVLTSFLAYQNTQTKTKLQEKNKELSYYNHTLEENKKHMKQLQSRLLESDEKHRNLFELSPLGIFVLDLNGYFTSCNGKAVEIFGYDKNDMIGKHFTLLVAEHDIDKQSKLFAKVLSDGIIMEKPVLCKMKNGTEFQMIVNASAMKDNNAKISGVIAVLYYSNMHEELQTSLLSS, encoded by the coding sequence TTGATAGGTCTAGTAACATGCAGCATATTTGTTTTGTTTGCATATTATACAATACTGATAAATGTCAGTGAAGTAGATAAAGACAAAACAAGAATAACAGATCTTATAAAAACCGAGATTTCAATTCAGAATAGAGATCGGCATGTATTTGCAGATATGACTAATGCGTTTTACGCTGCTTCAGAACACATAACAGAAAAAGAATTTGAAACATTTGTTTCTTATATCATATCAGATATTACGGAATTAAGAAACATTGCGGTGATGCAAGACGAGCAGATAATTAACTCTTACCCAATAAAGAATATTTTATTGAATACTACAGATAATAGTTTTGATATGGTAATGGTTGATCAAAGACCTACAATTTTGATAAAACATACAGAAAGTGCAGATGATGTTACAGTTTTGTTGTTTATTGATCCTGATAGATTTATCTCATTTCCCGATATTTTGCATGATCCTTACAAGGTAGAGATACTTTTTAATGACAATACAATTTATTATCACACGTCATCAAATGATGACTTGTATTTTACTGATAATGAGTTTGAAAATACACTCACTATATATGAAAACATTAGTACATCAGAATACGATGACACACCCCAAATTATGACAATTAGAATTTGGGAGGGTGGTTTTGTCAATTATTTTCATGTGCCAGTAGGAATAGTATTGAGTGGAGTTGTGATGTCAGTGTTAACGTCTTTTTTGGCATATCAAAATACCCAAACCAAGACTAAACTGCAAGAAAAAAATAAAGAACTTTCTTACTACAACCATACATTGGAGGAAAATAAAAAACACATGAAACAACTCCAGTCTCGTTTGCTAGAATCTGATGAAAAACATCGTAATCTGTTTGAGTTGTCTCCATTAGGAATATTTGTACTAGATTTGAATGGATATTTCACTTCCTGTAACGGCAAGGCAGTAGAGATATTCGGATATGATAAAAATGACATGATTGGGAAACATTTTACTTTACTTGTGGCAGAACATGACATCGACAAACAGTCAAAATTATTTGCAAAAGTGTTATCAGATGGGATCATAATGGAGAAACCAGTTTTATGTAAAATGAAAAATGGAACTGAATTTCAAATGATAGTCAATGCTAGTGCCATGAAAGACAATAATGCAAAAATATCTGGCGTTATTGCAGTATTGTATTATTCGAATATGCATGAAGAACTTCAAACATCGCTTTTATCATCATAA
- a CDS encoding FAD-dependent thymidylate synthase, whose translation MSEFSIKEKKILSDHFSNTDDNVFAIITPRQVDRGALMSRYSRTDKSMRRVFLDEFLKNKNRGEEFYNRVLLEYGDDSVAELGEAQIAIEGLSNIAVKKIEDRRIGLSYLEKSSRYVAWNKKENGKYRFYRDPEISKSRFADMYEETCNFSFDVYSENIEPMINYVREKYPIEKYSFKDSSDGKEKSFSKLKLDADIKSANMIYRGSTKAKALDILRGLLPASTLTNVGITGNGRAFEYLLTVLGSSELKEEQDLASKIKKELDTTIKSFVRRADDKYGKAFQKYLKDVKKKSKVIASKHIKTNPTKGTFTKLVDYESEKSAIDKIITSIIYEQSPSTSYQDIFKQVKKIPRQEKINIINEFAKLRTNRRHRPSRAFENIYYTFDLCNNFGMFRDFHRHRALTLERQLLTTDHGYNIPNEIRVLGIDKDFKECMNKTKNTFEKIRIKFPEQSQYVVNFAYNYPYFMKFNLREACHLIELRTVPQGHVDYRRVAQQMFNQINKVHPVLSKIMKFVDMKEYDLERFESEKRTEEKRKKMKK comes from the coding sequence TTGTCAGAGTTTTCAATTAAAGAAAAAAAGATCCTATCAGATCATTTTTCAAACACAGATGATAATGTATTTGCAATCATCACCCCACGACAAGTTGATCGCGGTGCACTCATGTCAAGATACAGTAGAACCGACAAAAGCATGAGACGGGTATTTCTTGATGAATTTTTAAAAAACAAAAATAGAGGAGAGGAATTTTACAACAGAGTTCTCTTAGAGTACGGAGATGATTCTGTTGCAGAGTTAGGAGAAGCACAAATAGCAATTGAAGGACTATCAAATATCGCTGTAAAAAAAATAGAAGACAGAAGAATTGGATTGTCTTATTTAGAAAAATCATCGCGTTATGTTGCATGGAATAAAAAAGAGAATGGAAAATACAGATTTTATCGAGACCCAGAAATTTCTAAATCACGATTTGCTGACATGTATGAAGAGACTTGTAATTTTTCATTTGATGTGTATTCAGAAAACATAGAACCAATGATAAATTATGTAAGGGAAAAATATCCAATTGAAAAATATAGTTTTAAAGACTCATCAGACGGAAAAGAAAAATCATTTTCAAAATTAAAACTTGATGCAGACATAAAATCTGCAAATATGATTTACAGAGGTTCGACTAAAGCTAAAGCACTAGACATCTTAAGAGGATTACTTCCAGCTTCAACATTAACTAATGTAGGGATAACTGGAAATGGTAGAGCGTTTGAGTATCTGCTAACAGTATTAGGCTCATCAGAGCTAAAAGAAGAGCAAGATTTAGCCTCAAAAATCAAAAAAGAGCTAGATACAACCATCAAGTCTTTTGTTAGAAGGGCAGATGACAAATATGGAAAAGCATTTCAAAAATATCTAAAAGATGTTAAAAAGAAATCAAAAGTTATTGCATCAAAGCACATCAAGACAAATCCAACAAAAGGAACATTTACAAAACTAGTCGATTATGAATCAGAAAAATCTGCAATTGATAAAATTATTACTAGTATAATTTATGAACAATCCCCCAGTACATCATACCAAGATATTTTCAAACAAGTAAAAAAAATACCAAGACAGGAAAAAATCAACATCATTAATGAATTTGCAAAACTTAGAACAAATAGACGGCATAGGCCATCAAGGGCTTTTGAGAATATCTATTACACATTTGATTTATGCAATAATTTTGGAATGTTTAGAGACTTTCACAGACATAGAGCATTAACACTGGAAAGACAGTTACTCACTACTGATCATGGTTATAATATTCCAAATGAAATCAGGGTTTTAGGAATTGACAAAGATTTCAAAGAATGTATGAATAAAACAAAAAATACATTTGAAAAAATAAGAATAAAATTTCCAGAACAATCACAATATGTAGTAAATTTTGCATACAACTATCCATATTTTATGAAGTTTAATCTAAGAGAGGCATGTCATTTAATTGAGTTAAGAACAGTTCCTCAAGGACATGTAGATTATAGACGTGTTGCACAACAAATGTTTAATCAAATTAACAAAGTTCATCCTGTATTGAGTAAAATTATGAAATTTGTCGATATGAAAGAATATGATTTAGAAAGATTTGAATCTGAAAAAAGAACAGAAGAGAAAAGAAAAAAGATGAAAAAATAG
- a CDS encoding PUA domain-containing protein: MKSNLISKSETSSLLKTISERWGMEFPKIKNLKVHQISDEAQIITGNGMKILKVNDDYLPFLSETKMLERFPNVTVDMGAVKFMCKGANVMRPGIKTFTDFEKDKLVCIVEESQHKFLAVGKALVSSTELESMEKGEVIKNLHYISDKFWETGKTIYD; this comes from the coding sequence TTGAAATCTAATTTAATTTCAAAGAGCGAAACATCTTCACTCTTAAAAACAATTTCTGAGAGATGGGGAATGGAATTCCCAAAAATAAAAAATCTCAAAGTTCATCAGATTTCAGATGAAGCCCAAATAATTACTGGAAATGGAATGAAGATACTAAAAGTAAATGATGACTATCTTCCATTTCTATCAGAGACAAAAATGCTAGAAAGATTTCCAAATGTTACAGTGGATATGGGTGCTGTTAAATTCATGTGTAAAGGTGCAAATGTTATGAGACCGGGAATTAAAACATTCACAGACTTTGAAAAGGACAAATTAGTATGCATAGTAGAAGAGTCACAACATAAATTTTTAGCAGTTGGAAAAGCTCTAGTTTCTAGCACAGAGTTGGAATCCATGGAAAAAGGTGAAGTGATTAAAAATTTACATTATATTTCCGATAAATTTTGGGAAACAGGTAAAACAATCTACGATTAG
- a CDS encoding homoserine dehydrogenase, with amino-acid sequence MRIILCGFGVVGQSLVKLFDSRAEDLYAKYGLKPRVVGVFDSKGSAVDQSGLEFNKLVEVKKKYGTVKNYANSKNNMSGIDMLKNVEADVLIETTASNYKDAEPGMTHITTAMKKGMHVISVNKGPLALAFPSLLELATYNQVMFKFSGTVGGGTPILDYAKKSLRGERITSFAGILNGTTNYILSNMATGMSFDEALKDAKNKGYVEADESLDLDGLDAAAKLVILANWIMGMKVTMPDINCTGIRKITKEDIKKAEKNNCAVKLIASCDKDLIVAPKEVSRDDPLCVNGTLNAIAFTSEHSGTQTIIGKGAGGMETASSILRDLLEIRQEIART; translated from the coding sequence TTGAGAATAATATTATGCGGATTTGGTGTAGTAGGCCAAAGTTTAGTGAAATTATTTGATTCCAGGGCAGAGGATTTGTATGCAAAGTACGGACTAAAGCCAAGAGTTGTAGGAGTATTTGATAGTAAAGGCAGTGCAGTAGATCAATCAGGATTAGAATTTAACAAACTAGTAGAAGTGAAGAAAAAATATGGAACTGTAAAAAATTACGCAAATTCAAAAAATAACATGTCAGGAATTGATATGCTAAAAAATGTAGAAGCTGATGTCTTAATTGAAACTACAGCCAGCAACTACAAAGATGCAGAGCCAGGAATGACACACATCACTACAGCAATGAAGAAAGGAATGCATGTAATTTCTGTCAACAAAGGACCTCTAGCACTAGCATTTCCTTCGCTATTGGAGCTTGCCACATACAATCAGGTCATGTTCAAGTTTAGCGGAACCGTGGGTGGAGGAACCCCAATCCTAGACTATGCTAAAAAAAGTCTCAGGGGTGAAAGAATAACATCATTTGCAGGAATTCTCAATGGCACTACAAATTACATTTTATCAAATATGGCAACAGGAATGTCGTTTGATGAAGCCCTAAAAGATGCAAAAAATAAAGGGTATGTCGAAGCTGACGAGTCATTGGATTTAGACGGATTAGATGCAGCAGCAAAACTTGTAATTCTTGCAAATTGGATTATGGGAATGAAAGTAACTATGCCAGATATTAATTGCACAGGAATTAGAAAGATTACAAAAGAAGATATCAAAAAGGCTGAAAAGAACAATTGTGCAGTGAAATTAATTGCATCATGTGATAAGGATCTAATTGTAGCCCCCAAGGAAGTTTCAAGAGATGATCCACTTTGTGTGAATGGCACACTTAATGCAATTGCATTTACATCAGAGCATTCAGGAACACAAACCATTATCGGAAAGGGTGCAGGTGGCATGGAAACTGCTAGCTCCATTCTAAGGGATTTGCTTGAAATAAGACAAGAGATTGCACGAACTTGA
- a CDS encoding CdvA-like protein: MTKDDIEIIGKNVKDMYGTFMGKVIGTITDIDGSIQSVGIDCGSQGLQQIQYEQLVVQGDVVIFIPKWRLDSQRLIREKQLTLRRLKALIDIVSENDDMKADAEIIHEKYKSKLVSLDETEKQIKAKLEARLTELDEQMKSAKMLLFDAKVQFKSNEISESTFETVKACTTEVIEHVTHETSEISNVKSRIADLALEVQNITTPSQPNIQESAVSYLETSEQQQVVQTILPEAPTEPVVTSSESTESEAKPAQQTPTEAEVSIAFPEPPQQVTAQTSNDDNDNDWLARMEAQ; this comes from the coding sequence ATGACAAAAGACGATATCGAAATTATCGGTAAAAACGTCAAAGACATGTACGGAACATTCATGGGAAAGGTCATTGGAACAATAACAGACATCGACGGAAGTATACAATCTGTCGGAATTGATTGCGGTTCTCAGGGATTACAGCAAATCCAATATGAGCAACTTGTAGTTCAAGGTGATGTTGTTATTTTTATTCCAAAATGGAGACTAGACTCTCAAAGACTCATTAGAGAAAAACAACTAACTCTTCGTCGTCTAAAGGCATTGATTGACATTGTTTCAGAAAATGATGACATGAAAGCAGATGCAGAAATCATTCATGAAAAATACAAGTCTAAACTTGTATCATTAGATGAAACAGAAAAACAAATCAAAGCCAAACTTGAGGCAAGATTGACAGAGCTAGATGAACAAATGAAGTCTGCAAAAATGTTATTGTTTGATGCAAAAGTACAATTCAAGAGCAATGAAATCTCTGAGTCAACATTTGAGACTGTCAAGGCATGCACAACTGAGGTAATTGAGCATGTTACACACGAGACATCTGAAATCTCAAATGTAAAGAGTAGAATCGCTGACCTTGCGTTGGAAGTGCAAAACATAACTACTCCTTCACAGCCAAACATCCAAGAATCTGCCGTTTCATATCTGGAGACTTCTGAACAACAACAAGTAGTTCAGACAATACTTCCAGAAGCACCAACAGAACCTGTAGTTACATCTTCAGAATCAACTGAATCTGAGGCAAAACCTGCCCAACAGACTCCAACTGAAGCTGAAGTATCAATTGCATTCCCAGAACCACCCCAACAGGTGACAGCACAGACTTCAAATGATGATAACGACAATGATTGGTTAGCTAGAATGGAAGCACAATAA
- a CDS encoding proteasome subunit beta, with protein MSMYMPGATAVGITFDGGVVFASEKRIAFGNFLVSKSTKKTFPITPKVGATCAGLVADMQILTLQIAALAKIRKMELKRDVPPNTVAKMMSNMMYERRYFPLLTQVIVGGVVDKPIMYTLDPLGSVLPDEYAAVGTGAEMALGVLDPQFKPDMTKDEAVDLAKRAVRSAALRDSASGDGLDILVITNEGTEEFTEEIK; from the coding sequence ATGTCAATGTACATGCCAGGAGCAACTGCTGTTGGAATTACTTTTGATGGTGGTGTAGTTTTTGCCAGCGAGAAGAGGATCGCATTTGGAAACTTTCTTGTAAGCAAGTCCACAAAGAAAACATTTCCAATCACTCCTAAGGTTGGAGCAACGTGTGCTGGTCTTGTAGCTGACATGCAGATTCTTACATTGCAAATAGCAGCCCTTGCAAAAATTAGAAAAATGGAATTAAAGCGAGACGTTCCTCCAAACACTGTTGCTAAAATGATGTCAAATATGATGTATGAAAGAAGATATTTTCCATTGTTGACTCAGGTAATAGTTGGTGGAGTTGTTGATAAACCAATAATGTACACTCTGGATCCTTTGGGTTCTGTTCTTCCCGATGAATATGCTGCAGTAGGTACTGGTGCTGAAATGGCATTAGGTGTTTTAGATCCACAATTCAAACCAGACATGACTAAAGACGAAGCAGTTGATTTGGCAAAACGTGCAGTTCGTTCTGCAGCACTAAGAGACTCTGCAAGTGGTGATGGTTTAGACATTCTTGTTATCACCAACGAAGGAACTGAAGAGTTTACAGAAGAAATCAAATAA
- a CDS encoding matrixin family metalloprotease: MNIHDFFLNLKHIHEPPEKQNNHIKETGQLHQTKKDIDKTKYNNLAELKDNHKTDNIDLEEMIQKQKDLEKEMECVSDILIETLEKTKESFLDMLQEQHAKVRKRMMAKQSKELENYESNGKNTTRLRKFNTHEILKEEAWDKNDQLKIKNQSDTCEQEIKKFTKIITQTFNETTSKLINISQKQQSENILMVKNKHKKLLPHIRNNKKIVYPLIISAIAVSVMFGYVNFEESNVEISDIKSSFVIQNLRGDTIDTWIAWKINDRNLNINLVNSPEITPERLKIVQDTLMSQKTLEIDDALMHKGPKGKTSTYYMGWSGALQSIQIDAKYPIPSDIVFGTTNSKSGDVLIHLTNDANADGYTAYTTAIADESNNQLLKASITVYSIDRLSDSDLATIIRHEMGHALGLAHSTDPDDLMHPVIGTDYPYISGCNIDAIISLYDGSQNNQVICKT, translated from the coding sequence ATGAATATCCATGATTTTTTTTTGAATCTAAAGCACATTCACGAACCACCTGAAAAACAAAACAACCACATCAAAGAAACAGGCCAGTTGCACCAAACAAAAAAAGATATTGATAAAACCAAATACAATAATTTGGCGGAGCTGAAAGACAATCATAAAACAGACAATATCGATTTGGAGGAAATGATACAAAAGCAAAAAGATCTAGAAAAGGAGATGGAATGTGTATCTGATATACTAATTGAAACCCTTGAAAAAACAAAAGAATCATTCTTAGATATGCTACAGGAACAACACGCCAAAGTTAGAAAAAGGATGATGGCAAAACAATCAAAAGAATTAGAGAATTACGAAAGTAATGGAAAAAACACAACAAGACTCAGAAAATTCAACACACACGAAATTCTAAAAGAAGAAGCATGGGATAAAAATGATCAATTAAAAATCAAAAACCAATCAGATACTTGCGAACAAGAAATAAAAAAATTTACTAAAATTATAACTCAAACATTCAATGAAACCACATCTAAATTGATCAATATAAGCCAAAAACAACAATCAGAAAACATTTTGATGGTAAAAAACAAACATAAAAAATTACTTCCACATATACGTAATAATAAGAAGATAGTTTATCCACTAATCATTTCTGCCATAGCAGTTTCAGTCATGTTTGGATATGTTAATTTTGAAGAGTCTAATGTAGAGATATCTGACATTAAATCATCGTTTGTAATACAAAATCTTAGGGGAGATACCATTGATACTTGGATCGCATGGAAGATTAATGACAGAAATCTGAACATAAATCTTGTAAACAGCCCCGAGATCACTCCAGAACGACTGAAGATAGTTCAGGACACGTTAATGTCACAAAAAACATTGGAAATTGATGATGCGTTAATGCATAAAGGTCCAAAAGGTAAAACATCAACATACTATATGGGATGGTCTGGAGCTCTTCAAAGTATCCAGATAGATGCAAAATACCCAATTCCTTCAGACATTGTGTTTGGTACTACTAACAGTAAATCTGGAGATGTGTTGATACATCTGACAAATGATGCAAATGCAGACGGATATACAGCGTACACTACAGCAATAGCAGATGAATCAAATAATCAATTACTAAAGGCAAGCATTACAGTGTATAGTATTGACAGACTATCTGATTCAGATCTGGCCACAATAATTAGACACGAGATGGGGCACGCTTTGGGTTTGGCACACTCTACTGATCCTGATGATTTGATGCATCCAGTCATAGGAACAGATTATCCCTACATTTCAGGCTGCAACATCGATGCTATTATTTCATTGTATGATGGTAGTCAAAACAATCAAGTTATCTGTAAGACTTAA